GCAGGCGGGTGACATGTTTCCGCACGCCGGATTTTTCAGACAGGGGATTTATCCGGCCCATTCGGTCATGCTTGAAAAAGGCGTTCTGCTGGCGCTGCCGGTCTCCCGTTTTCATGCGTTGCTGGAGTCCAATCCGGATTTAGGGATCAAAATGATGTCGCTGATGGAAAGCAAGATTGTCGAATTGCAGGCCCGCCTTCAGGAGATGGTGATGCATGACACATTTGGACGGATTGTCTTGCTGTTGAGTCGTCTGTCTCGCCTGCACGGGGTGCCGGCAGGTGATTGGACGCGAATTGATGTCCCGTTTACCAACCAGGAGTTGGCCAACATGATCGGAACATCGCGCGAAACGGTGAATCGGACACTCAGCCAACTGAAAAAGGAAGGCATACTTGATATTACGGCTGACCACCGTTTGATGATCCGCATGGATCAACTGGAAAAACAGCTGCATATCTGACGAAATCGCAAAAACACCGGATTCTCCGCCATGGGATTCTTCCAAGATGTCGGATGAGGCAAAACGAGCGCTTCGCCGATAGCATGCATCGAAACCTGAAGAAACCAGCAGATGCGGATCGTGTCATGCAGGATGAAACGATCGCCTGCGAGGACATTGTCTATGCTGGAGCAGCTGGAAGCGGGTGAGGTGCAGGAGATTCACAACGACCGGATGCCGATTTGTCTGTTTCCAAAACTGGAGGAGAGAGGCTTTCCCTATGAGACGGAAGCGATGGAAGACGGTTCTGCGAAAGTGCGCATTTTGAAAAAGTAGCAATCAAACAAGCCAAGCCAAAGGCACGCAAAATTCTTTCGGTCACAATGAATGCTGCATCCCTCTATGAACATACATTACTAAAAGTAAGATCGAAGCTCAGAGAATTTACCGAAAAATCCTTCGCCAGAAGGCTTCGGTAGAAGCCTTTTTCATGAAAGCAGGACTAGCTTGGGTTATGGGGCGATTACCAGCATCCGGACTGCATCGAAGTGGCTGAACGTGAAATTCAAAACAGGGTTTGTGAAGTAATTTCTTTACAATTAAAAATGTGACAAGCGGAGGGAACTTTACATGGATTTCATTAGAAAAGGATTGGCGCTCGGCATTGGTTTAGCTGTTACAAGTAAAGAACAAGTTGAAAAGTTTGTGGATGAGTTGGTGAAAAAAGGGGAACTCACCCAAGCAGAATCAAAAGACATGGTCAATCAAATGATTCAACGGGGCGAAGAAGAGAAAAATGAATTGAAACGCATCCTGAAGGAACAAATGAAACAGATTATGGATGAATTGAATCTGGCCACCAAGGATGATATCCGTAGATTGGAGCAACGAATTCTAAATCCGGACAAACGAGACGAGTAAACGAAGGAGACCGCTCATTCAGGTCTTCGGATATTAAAGGGGACGTATTCATGCTTGGAAAAAGAATGCGCCATATCAATCGTTATCGAGAAATTGCAGGCGCATTGGTTCGCCACGGGTTCGGATTCTTTGTGGAGGAAATCGGTTTTGCCAATATACTTTCCTTCCCTTACCGATTCCTGACAAATACCAATGAAAGAGATACAAAAAGCATGGGCGAGCGGATACGTCTTGTCCTGCAAGAATTGGGACCTACCTTTGTAAAATTGGGACAAATCGCAAGCACACGTCCCGACCTGATCCCGAACGATATTATTCAGGAACTGGCCAAACTTCAGGATAAGGTTCCCACTTTTCCTTTTGAAGAAGTTCGCCAGATTATGGAAGAGGAATTAGGCACTACGCTGGAAGAAATTTTTGCACAGATTGATGAGTCTCCATTAGCGGCTGCTTCTATCGGACAAGTCCATCGGGCGGTCTTGCGTTCGGGCCAAACAGTTGCTGTAAAAATTCAACGCCCGCATATCACAACCATTATCCAAACGGACCTGGAAATCCTGCAGGATTTGGCTTCTTTGAGCGAGCGCCATTTGGAATGGGCGGCCAGGTATCAAGTTGGCGAAATGGTGGAAGAATTCTCAAAGTCCCTTCGCGACGAACTCGATTATACCATAGAAGGTCGCAATGCGGAGAAGATTGCCAAGCAGTTCAGCGGCAACCCGAAAATACACGTGCCAAAAGTGTATTGGGACTATTCCACAAAGAGAGTATTGACAATGGAATACATGGAGGGAGTAAAACTCACTGAAATCGAAAAACTGAAGGAAAAAGAATATAATCCCAGAATATTGGCGGAACGTGTAGCAAACGCCATCTTTCAGCAAATTTTTGTGGAAGGGTTTTTTCATGGAGATCCTCATCCAGGAAATGTATGGGTGCTGCCGGGAGAAGTAATCGCATTTTTGGATTTTGGTATGGTGGGACGCCTCACTTCCGATATGAAATATCATTTTGCTTCGCTCGTAATCGCTTTAATGCGACAAAGTACGGACGGTGTGATCCATGCGATCTTGCGCATGGGACTCGTACCCGATGATGTGAATATGGTTAGGCTGAGAAACGATGTGGATCAGTTAAAGGATAAATATTACGGCGTTCCGTTAAGCCAAGTCAGTCTTGGGGAAGCAGTCAATGACTTATTTACTGTAGCTTTTCGACACCGGATTCGAATTCCGGCAGACTTGACTTTACTAGGGAAAACGTTGCTCACGATCGAAGGAATCGTGGAAACTTTAGATCCCGAGCTTAGCATCCTCGATCTGGCGCAACCATTCGGGCGCAAACTGTTGATGGATCGGATCCATCCAAGGTCAATCGCTGAAATCGTTTGGAAGAATGTTTCAGAGTACGGAGAGTTTCTCTTTGAATTCCCCCAACAAATGAAACAATTGACCTCTTTGATCAAAAGTGGGCGTTTACACCTGGAAATTGACCTTCCCAAAATCGATCTGTTATTAACGAAGCTGGATCGTATAAGCAATCGATTGTCATTCAGTATCGTTTTATTGGCTTTCAGCATTATCATGGTCGGAGTGATTATCGGCTCATCATTGGGCAGACAAACGACCTTGCTGTGGAAAATACCGGCTATTGAAATTGGATTTGTTGTAGCAACATTAATGTTTTTGTGGTTGTTGTACTCGATCTTTAAATCGGGCAGATTTTAACTCTTACAATCAATTGGACGTGTGATTTATATCAAATCTTTCTGCCTTTGTTTTTATTACGATCAGAGTATCCGGTACAGAAAGGGTGATAGCGGGTGGCAGATGGAATTTTATTAACCGACGTGCAGCCGAATATCGAATTTCGGGAAACGGGAGCTTTGTTCAAAACTTTGATCGACACGCCTGCTCTGAAGGTTGTGATGATCAATCTGAAAAAAGGGCAGCGGGTGGATTGGCATCGTGCCAATGTGCAGATCAGCGTATTTGTGGAACGGGGCGTCATCCAGTTTGGCGTAAGGGAAGATGGGGCGGAAGAAACACACAGGATGCTGCCTGGGATGAGTATTACGCTAAAGGCAAATCTGGATCATAACCTGTCAGCCGAGCAGGATTCAGTCGTCCTGGTGTATAAGACACCAAACCCCCAATCGCTGCTGCGCTTGGAGTAACGGCAGGCGAAAACAGATTTTGACAGAGAAAACAGAGGCCAAATTCGGGGAACATTCCGGTTCATTATCGGGGAGTTCCCCGACTTATTTTTTGTATGCCTCCCTTTACAATGAAAGTGTAAGGAAGCACAAATGGTGCAAGGAGGGATTATTATGGTGAGATGGCTGCGCGAAGCGGTGGCGGCAAGTTGGCTATTATTGATCGGAAGGTTATGGCTCGGATACGAGTGGCTCACAGCAGGGGTGGAAAAAGTGTCGGACCCTACTTGGACAGGCAACCAGGCAGGGGTGGCGCTGACCAATTTTCTGAAAGGGGCTTTGAGCAAGGGGACGGGCGCACACCCGGAAGTACAGGGGTGGTTTATGGATTTCCTGAACGGTGCGGTGATTCCGAATACAAAAGTATTCACCTATCTGGTTCCGTGGGGGGAAGTACTGGTCGGGATCGCACTGTTGACAGGATGTCTGACTACGTTTGCCGCCTTGGCGGGGGCGTTTATGAACACGATGTTCCTGCTGGCCGGTACCAGCAGCACCAATCCGCAAATGTTGATCATGGCCATCATCATTATGGTGGCCGGGTTGAATGCCGGAAAAATCGGCCTGGATCGGTACGTGATCCCTTGGCTGCGAAAACGCATTCCGCTCTTGGCCAATCCTAAGCTTCGATAAGGGGTATAGCTGACAAAGACATTGATGACAACCTGAACCGGTATCCTTAGATTTGAACTGTCACCCGTAAGAGGGTCACAGTTCAGATTAGGAATACCGGTTTTTTGGGCTAAAGACTTAAAGAAGCCAAAAATGATGATTGTGGAATATATCCTACATATAATAAAATAAAGTTATTATATTTATAATACTTTTTGAAGGGGAGAGGCAAAATTCAATGAATCTGTATTCGAAAATATTTCGACAATATTGGAACCCTTACATTGCGATCAGCATTGCCGGCTTGATTAGTGCGTTCTATTTTGGCATAACGGGCACTGTTTGGGCCGTTACCGGGGAATTCACCAGATTCGGAGGACACATTTTAAAGTGGTTCGGGGTCGATGTTTCGGATTGGGCCTATTTTAAGCTGATTGGCATGCAAGGCACTCCAACTGATCGCACAGACGGATGGATTGTAATTGGAATGTTGTTGGGAGCACTTATTACGATTTTACTTAGCAACAACTTCAAAATCCGCGTCCCGAAACAGAAACGCCGCCTTGTGCAAGGTTTTATTGGTGGAATTATAGCCGGATTTGGCGCACGGCTTGCACTTGGTTGTAATCTTGCCGCATTTTTCACCGGTGTTCCTCAGTTTTCATTTCATTCATGGATTTTCATGCTTACAACAGCCATTGGAACCTTCTTCGGTGTCAAAGTGGTAAATACACGATGGTGGCTTGGAAAACCCAATTTGAGAAAAGGTTCCCCGAAGCCGATTGTGGAAGATCATTCACGGAGTTTCAACATTCAACCTATTTTAGGTTTACTGATTGCATGTCTCTACATCGGAGTCGTGGTGTATTTCTTCGCGGCCGGTAAGCATCTTTTGGCTGTTGCAAGTATAGCGGGAGCTATGTTTGGTATTCTGATTGAACGAGGACAAATTTGCTTCACTTCCGCTTTCCGCGATTTATGGATAAGTGGTCGTGCGATTATGTCCAAAGCTATCGCGGTTGGTATGATGGTCAGTGTTGTGATAACATTTTTCTATATTCAAACCGGTTCCGTCGCTCTCATCAAAGTGGCGGCTCCTAGTACCGCAATCGGTGGGCTGCTTTTTGGATTCGGTATCGTGCTTGCCGGTGGATGTGAAACCGGCATGATGTATCGCGCAATGGAAGGGCAATTGTTATTCTGGGTTGTGGGGGTAGGCAATATTGTCGGGGCTACCCTTTTGGCATACGGGTGGGATCACCTTGGAATTTTTAACGCGCTTGCTAAAAATTGGCCAAAAGTGAACTTGATTGAACTGTGGGGACCTGCAGGAGCACTGTTTGGAACGATTGTGATGCTGATTGTCTGGTTTTTACTCTCCAATTGGTGGGAATCCAGATATCGTTATGGAAGTGGGCTTAAAAATCAAGAAACTGAACACCTTACTCACCGTACAACGGAGGCTTAGGTATGTCACAAGAAATTGAAAATGTAGATTACACCTTGGATATTCGCGGCGAGCCCTGACCGTACCCCGTCATATATGCGCTGGATGCGCTAAAAACCATGAAAGCCGGCCAGATTTTACAAGTTATTGCAGATTGTCCGCAATCATTCCGAAGTGTTCCGGAAGAGGCGGTTAAACATGGATACCAACTTGTGACCGAGCCAAAGAAGGTAGGTCAGGACATTTACTTTTATATCCGCGTAATTAAATAGGAATTGGTCAAATAAAACTTGATTAAGAACCGTAGGGATGGGATCAATTCTCCCATCCTTCATTTTTGATGATTTTGACAGGGAAAACAGATGCCAAATTCAGGGAACATTCCGGTTCATGATCAGGGAGTTCCCTGACTTATTTTTTGTACGCCTCCCGTTACAATGAAAGTGTAAGGAAGCACGAATGGCGCAAGGAGAATAACAAATCCAGATAAAGGGAGATGCATTCCTATGTTAGGAAAAATATTGTTGGCGGTTGACGGATCGGAACCCGCACAAAAAGCGGTCGATTGGGCAATTGATGCATATAGGGCATTGCCTGCAGCTCAATTTCACATTTTATATGTTTTTGAACCGTTCGTTCCTGTAGGAGATATAGGCGGCTATATTCCTACCGATTTTCGCATCGAGAGTATGCTGGAGATTCCGGAGGACACCCCTTCCTACCTCGCATTCCAGCAGTTTCCTGACAAGCAGCGCGTGACGCACGAAACGCTTGTGGGGAATCCGGCGAACGTAATCTGCGAAGAGGCGAGAAAAGGCAAGTTTGATGTGATTGTCGTAGGGAGTGAAGGACACGGCGCGGTGGCTTCTGTGCTGCTTGGCAGCGTCAGCGCCAAATTGCTGCACAATGCGCCCTGTTCCGTCTTGGTGGTTCGTTAAATCATAACGGGCAGTAAGAAACTCACGGGCGGTTCCGTGAGTTTTTTATTCAAAGATGGGAGAGATGTCAAATGTTGAAACGTGTACGGGTGGCTGTTGACAATTCAACAGGATCTGATAAAGCGGTCGAATGGGGGATAAAAACGTTCGCCGAATTGCCTGAGACTGAATACAAGATTCGATTCGTTTATCCTTCTATGATAGTGGCGGGAGAGGCGACTTTTTATACGCCTTCTTCCATTCGGGCAGAGCATTTGGATGCGAAAGATCTTCCTTCTTAAGTGCTGCACCATGCACCTTGCAGTGTATGGGTCGTCCGATAATGAGAGGAACAGAAAAGAAGCGCTCGAAGATTGGCAGCCGTTTGTCACGGTTGGCGTCATCGAGCGTTTTTTTGTTTGTTTGGAAGGGGGGGTTCTACTTTAAATCGGGTAATTCCGCGAATCGGTTCAGGGAGTTCTCCGACTCCTTTTGATGCCGCCCCTTACTAAAACAGAATTGTAAACGTTTACGAATCCGGATGTGGGGAAATCGGAATTGAGGAGGGGTTAAGTTAGAACCATTTTTGAACAAATTGTCCGTACTGTATCAGGTTTGTGAAGTGTGATTTTGATCACCTTGCCTTGACTGGCGAGAAAAAATAATGGGATTGGCACGAGTGTACCATGTGTCAATAATTATTTGGAAGAAGGTGGAACAGATGTCTAATTCCGAAACCGCAGTTCAAAAAGGTGCTTCGGCAGTTATCTGGATTAGCACCTTGTCGATGGTGATCGCGTTTGCCGTATGGGCCGCGTTGTCACCGTTGGCCGCTCAATTGCAGAAATTGTACGGATTAACCGCAACGGAGAAAAGCGTACTGGTTGCCATCCCCGTGCTTTTGGGGTCGATCATGCGGATTCCCCTAGGGATTCTGACCGATCGGTTCGGCGGCCGCAAAGTCTACTCGCTGCTGATGCTGTTCCTGATCGCCCCGGCGATTGGTCTCGGCTATGCGAACTCGTATGTTTCGTATATCACCTGGGCATTCCTGCTCGGGATGGCAGGAACTTCTTTCGCGATTGGTATTTCTTCCGTGGCCAAGTGGTACCCGCCTGAAAAACAGGGTCTGGTGCTTGGCGTGACCGGTATGGGGAACTTTGGTACGGCAGTGGCAGGATTTTTACTGCCGACTATCGCCAAACAGTATGGGATTTCCTGGGCGTTTTGGAGTTTGGTGATTCCCTGCGCCTTGGCAGCCGCCGCGATCTTCCTGTTTACTCGCGACCCGGTCGGGCCGAAAACGGTAAAAACGCTGCAGGAACAGTTTGCGACGATGAAGCAGCCAATGGTCTGGATTTTGTCCCTGTTTTATTTTGTCACATTCGGCGGATTCGTTTCGTTCAGTATTTATCTGCCGAGTTTGCTGGTGGATGTATTTGGAATTACTCCGGTGGATGCCGGCATGCGGGCTGCCGTGTTCGTGGTATTGGCCACATTGGCACGGCCGGCAGGAGGGTATCTGGCGGACCGATTCGGCGCCAACAAAGTGCTTTCGTTCGTTTTTCTGCTGGTTTCCCTGTCGGCTGTTACACTGGGGCTGGCGTTGGGACAATTGCTGCTAATGACACTCGTCTGTCTGTTGGCCGCCGTTGTGGTCGGAATCGGAAACGGTGCCGTATTTAAACTGGTGCCGCAGTATTTTCCAAAAACGACGGGCATCGTAACCGGAATCGTTGGCGCGGCGGGCGGTATTGGCGGTTTCTTTCCGCCCGTCGTAATGGGGATCGTCAAAGACGCAACGGATGGATACGCGCTGGGATTCTATCTGTTGCTGCTGTTCACGCTGACCTGCTTTTTGGTCAAACGGGGCATGGGCAGGGAACAACAAGATGGCGGCAAACCGCATCTGCGCAAGGCAGCCTAACCGATGCAAAACGGAAGCTGGGAGATCAAACTGGACTCTCAGCTTTTTGTTTCCGTTTGTTCACAGCTTTGTCAACACATCTGTGACATATTTAACAACCGCGGGTTCATTCCGGAAATACAATAACGTTACCAATTCAAAGGAGTGATCGTCATGTTTGAACCGAGCCGTAACGAACATGCAGGCTGCCTGAGCCAATTCGGCGATGCGTCTGCCGCCGTGTCTTATTGCGCCGCCCTAAAACAGTTGTGGGAAGAACATTCGCCGCTTCGTCGGCAGATGGAACAAATGGAGGAGAACGCGAACCAGTTACGGGAAGTTGCCGATGCCAAACTTGGTTCCGCATTTCAGGAACTTGTGAATAAGGAGAAACGGTTCCATCAGGAGTTGGAAGTCCATTCGGCCAAAGAGGAAGACGGACTGTTCCCGATGATGGGACGCTATATCGGCACTGAAACCGGCCCCATTGCCGTGATGGAGTATGAACACAGCGAGGCGAAACGGAATCTGGCGGAATTTGAAGCGGCAGTCGACCGGATTGGCAATTCGATTGGAAAAGAGACAGTCGATGAAGTGGTCGCTCCGCTGTTGAAGGCATGCTCGATTCTGTTCGACCATTTCAGGAAAGAAGAACATGTGCTGTTTCCGATGGCAGAACGCATTTTGACCGATACGGAAAAGGAAGAACTGCGGCAAATCGTTTGTTAAACAACCGCAAAAATCAGGATTTTTCACCGTCAGTATCGGAATTTTCCCTGATACGAAAGAGACGGTCCGTCAGATAAACTGATTGTAAAGAACGAATTTTTTAAAAAATCGATTTTACCGCCAATGGTGGAAGGGAGACCCAGATGAAGAAAAAGTCGACTCCTTTATCAAAAAAATTGCGATTCTTCCGCCCGGCCGAACAGTATTCGGACGGCTGGAGCGAACTGTCCACGCAAGGACGGGAATGGGAAAAGGTTTATCGTCGCCGCTGGCAGCACGATAAGGTGGTTCGCACTACGCACGGCGTCAACTGTACCGGTTCCTGCAGCTGGAAAGTGTTTGTCAAAGATGGCATCATTACTTGGGAAAATCAGCAGACCGACTATCCGACGACCGGCCCTGATATGCCGGAATTCGAACCGCGCGGTTGTCCGCGAGGCGCCAGTTTTTCCTGGTATGTATACAGTCCGCTGCGTGTCAAATACCCGTATGTGCGGGAGTCCTGCTGAAGTTCTGGCGGGAAGAACTGCAAAAAACGAACGATCTGGTGCAAGCATGGAAAAACATTGTCGAAAATCCGGAGAAAGCGAAACAGTATAAGGCAGCCCGCGGCAAAGGCGGATTCGTGCGGGCATCCTGGCAGGAAATCAATCAATTGATTTCCGCCTCGCTCATCTATGTGATCGAAAAATACGGTCCGGACCGGATCGCCGGCTTTACGCCGATTCCTGCCATGTCGATGGTAAGTTACGCGTCGGGTGCCCGATTCCTTTCCATGTTGGGGGCGCCGATGCTCAGCTTCTACGACTGGTACGCCGATCTTCCCCCCGCTTCGCCGCAGGTTTGGGGCGAGCAGACCGATGTGCCGGAAAGCAGCGATTGGTACAACTCCGGCTATATCATGATGTGGGGTTCGAATGTGCCGATGACCCGCACCCCGGATGCTCACTTTATGACAGAAGCCCGATACAAAGGAACGAAAGTGGTGTCGATCAGCCCCGACTATGCGGAGAACGTCAAGTTTGCCGACAATTGGCTGGCTCCTAAACCGGGTACTGACGCAGCCCTGGCACAAGCGATGACACATGTGATTTTAAAAGAGTTTTATGTGGATCAGAAGACCCCGTATTTTATAGATTATGCCAAGCGATATACCGATTTGCCTTTTTTGATTACACTGCGCAAAAACGGGGATTTGTTCACGGTCGACCGGTTCCTGCTTGCGAGCGACTTGGGATATCCGCTCAGCAATCCGGAATGGAAGCCTGTTGTGATCAATTCCAAAACAAATCGGCTGGTGTGTCCGAACGGATGCATCGGCCACCGCTGGGCAGATACGGGCAAATGGAACCTGAAGCTGGAAGACGAGCAGGGTCAACCGATTGACCCGTTGCTGACACTGCTTGGCAGTCAGGACGAAATCGTCCGAATGGAATTCCCTTATTTTGATGAGACAGGACGGGAAACATTTCGCCGCGACGTACCGGCCAAAAAGATTGAACGGGCCGGTGAAACGATCTATGTCACCAGCGTATTCGACATGATGCTGGCTCATTACGGGATAAATCGGGGGTTGCCGGGGGATTATCCGTACGGTTATGAAGATCCCCGCCCGTACACGCCCGCCTGGCAGGAAGCGCACACCGGCGTTGACCGTAATCTGGCCATCCAAATCGCCCGGGAATTTGCGCAGAATGCGGTGGATACAAAAGGACGCTCGATGATCATTATGGGCGCCGGCATCAACCACTGGTTTCATGGCGACACCATCTACCGGGCTATCCTGAATCTGGTTCTGCTGACCGGCTCGCAGGGTGTCAATGGCGGCGGTTGGGCGCATTATGTCGGCCAGGAAAAATTACGTCCGATTGAGGGGTGGTCCACTATCGCGTTCGGGCGTGACTGGTCACAGCCGCCAAGGCTGCAAAACGCCACTTCCTATTGGTACTTCGCCACCAATCAATGGCGGTATGATGATCTGTCGATGGATAGATTGGCATCGCCCCTGGCGGGACGCACCCGTTACCGTCAGTCAACGAATTGAAGAGCGGCCATATGCAGTTCGCGGTGGAAGATCCGGACAGTTCACAAAACTTTCCGCGCGCCCTGTTCGTCTGGCGATCCAATCTGATCTCAAGTTCCGGCAAGGGACACGAGTATTTCCTGAAACACCTGCTTGGC
The sequence above is a segment of the Effusibacillus dendaii genome. Coding sequences within it:
- a CDS encoding MFS transporter codes for the protein MSNSETAVQKGASAVIWISTLSMVIAFAVWAALSPLAAQLQKLYGLTATEKSVLVAIPVLLGSIMRIPLGILTDRFGGRKVYSLLMLFLIAPAIGLGYANSYVSYITWAFLLGMAGTSFAIGISSVAKWYPPEKQGLVLGVTGMGNFGTAVAGFLLPTIAKQYGISWAFWSLVIPCALAAAAIFLFTRDPVGPKTVKTLQEQFATMKQPMVWILSLFYFVTFGGFVSFSIYLPSLLVDVFGITPVDAGMRAAVFVVLATLARPAGGYLADRFGANKVLSFVFLLVSLSAVTLGLALGQLLLMTLVCLLAAVVVGIGNGAVFKLVPQYFPKTTGIVTGIVGAAGGIGGFFPPVVMGIVKDATDGYALGFYLLLLFTLTCFLVKRGMGREQQDGGKPHLRKAA
- a CDS encoding cupin domain-containing protein, encoding MADGILLTDVQPNIEFRETGALFKTLIDTPALKVVMINLKKGQRVDWHRANVQISVFVERGVIQFGVREDGAEETHRMLPGMSITLKANLDHNLSAEQDSVVLVYKTPNPQSLLRLE
- a CDS encoding sulfurtransferase TusA family protein is translated as MYALDALKTMKAGQILQVIADCPQSFRSVPEEAVKHGYQLVTEPKKVGQDIYFYIRVIK
- a CDS encoding universal stress protein is translated as MLGKILLAVDGSEPAQKAVDWAIDAYRALPAAQFHILYVFEPFVPVGDIGGYIPTDFRIESMLEIPEDTPSYLAFQQFPDKQRVTHETLVGNPANVICEEARKGKFDVIVVGSEGHGAVASVLLGSVSAKLLHNAPCSVLVVR
- a CDS encoding Crp/Fnr family transcriptional regulator, translating into MNSESRDALKQIELFRDMNEQDLAKIEQLLIRRSMMERMVIFMQGEPLEHVYFILSGKVKIYRNDEQGHEQIVNVLQAGDMFPHAGFFRQGIYPAHSVMLEKGVLLALPVSRFHALLESNPDLGIKMMSLMESKIVELQARLQEMVMHDTFGRIVLLLSRLSRLHGVPAGDWTRIDVPFTNQELANMIGTSRETVNRTLSQLKKEGILDITADHRLMIRMDQLEKQLHI
- a CDS encoding phasin family protein — translated: MDFIRKGLALGIGLAVTSKEQVEKFVDELVKKGELTQAESKDMVNQMIQRGEEEKNELKRILKEQMKQIMDELNLATKDDIRRLEQRILNPDKRDE
- a CDS encoding ABC1 kinase family protein, which encodes MLGKRMRHINRYREIAGALVRHGFGFFVEEIGFANILSFPYRFLTNTNERDTKSMGERIRLVLQELGPTFVKLGQIASTRPDLIPNDIIQELAKLQDKVPTFPFEEVRQIMEEELGTTLEEIFAQIDESPLAAASIGQVHRAVLRSGQTVAVKIQRPHITTIIQTDLEILQDLASLSERHLEWAARYQVGEMVEEFSKSLRDELDYTIEGRNAEKIAKQFSGNPKIHVPKVYWDYSTKRVLTMEYMEGVKLTEIEKLKEKEYNPRILAERVANAIFQQIFVEGFFHGDPHPGNVWVLPGEVIAFLDFGMVGRLTSDMKYHFASLVIALMRQSTDGVIHAILRMGLVPDDVNMVRLRNDVDQLKDKYYGVPLSQVSLGEAVNDLFTVAFRHRIRIPADLTLLGKTLLTIEGIVETLDPELSILDLAQPFGRKLLMDRIHPRSIAEIVWKNVSEYGEFLFEFPQQMKQLTSLIKSGRLHLEIDLPKIDLLLTKLDRISNRLSFSIVLLAFSIIMVGVIIGSSLGRQTTLLWKIPAIEIGFVVATLMFLWLLYSIFKSGRF
- a CDS encoding hemerythrin domain-containing protein gives rise to the protein MFEPSRNEHAGCLSQFGDASAAVSYCAALKQLWEEHSPLRRQMEQMEENANQLREVADAKLGSAFQELVNKEKRFHQELEVHSAKEEDGLFPMMGRYIGTETGPIAVMEYEHSEAKRNLAEFEAAVDRIGNSIGKETVDEVVAPLLKACSILFDHFRKEEHVLFPMAERILTDTEKEELRQIVC
- the yedE gene encoding selenium metabolism membrane protein YedE/FdhT, translating into MNLYSKIFRQYWNPYIAISIAGLISAFYFGITGTVWAVTGEFTRFGGHILKWFGVDVSDWAYFKLIGMQGTPTDRTDGWIVIGMLLGALITILLSNNFKIRVPKQKRRLVQGFIGGIIAGFGARLALGCNLAAFFTGVPQFSFHSWIFMLTTAIGTFFGVKVVNTRWWLGKPNLRKGSPKPIVEDHSRSFNIQPILGLLIACLYIGVVVYFFAAGKHLLAVASIAGAMFGILIERGQICFTSAFRDLWISGRAIMSKAIAVGMMVSVVITFFYIQTGSVALIKVAAPSTAIGGLLFGFGIVLAGGCETGMMYRAMEGQLLFWVVGVGNIVGATLLAYGWDHLGIFNALAKNWPKVNLIELWGPAGALFGTIVMLIVWFLLSNWWESRYRYGSGLKNQETEHLTHRTTEA
- a CDS encoding DoxX family protein, which produces MMVRWLREAVAASWLLLIGRLWLGYEWLTAGVEKVSDPTWTGNQAGVALTNFLKGALSKGTGAHPEVQGWFMDFLNGAVIPNTKVFTYLVPWGEVLVGIALLTGCLTTFAALAGAFMNTMFLLAGTSSTNPQMLIMAIIIMVAGLNAGKIGLDRYVIPWLRKRIPLLANPKLR
- a CDS encoding DUF2249 domain-containing protein, yielding MKRSPARTLSMLEQLEAGEVQEIHNDRMPICLFPKLEERGFPYETEAMEDGSAKVRILKK